One Thermodesulfobacteriota bacterium DNA window includes the following coding sequences:
- the amrB gene encoding AmmeMemoRadiSam system protein B, producing MECPKLRPVEMVPVKDGQKELILIRDPEGILEENLVVSKDVAYLFCLMNGKRTLRDLQAEYMKAFGELIYIEKLNDLIASLDKHFLLENENYYGRLNTLKREYEASQSRPAYLAGKSYPANRMELLLFLDSFFSEKEKRAKLEGRITGVLSPHIDYLRGRDVYVSTYEYLRNLTIPLIVIFGTSHKVSEKLWNISIKDFLTPIDRVPVSNDLKKLISGNKVLKDYICEWPHRTEHSIELQLPLLQFTIQNEFEILPILTGSMHEYVLDEKNPDDGEIEDLVSSLKSCLDTYGKPHIVLSAADLAHIGAQFGDEYPLDIWTLKSSQAKDERLLEAVKECDAQRFLNLIKEEKDRRRICGLAPIYFQLKMVSGSRCQITKYKQWTDGASSVSFAGAIFYTDE from the coding sequence ATGGAGTGTCCAAAGTTAAGGCCCGTTGAGATGGTCCCGGTCAAGGATGGCCAAAAGGAGCTGATCCTTATCCGGGATCCGGAAGGCATACTGGAGGAAAATTTAGTAGTTTCGAAGGATGTGGCCTACCTTTTTTGCCTTATGAATGGGAAGAGAACTTTAAGGGATTTGCAAGCTGAATATATGAAAGCTTTTGGCGAGCTAATATACATTGAAAAGTTAAATGATCTTATAGCATCGCTGGACAAACACTTCCTTTTGGAAAACGAAAATTATTACGGCCGTTTAAATACGTTAAAAAGAGAGTACGAGGCTTCGCAATCTCGACCCGCTTATCTTGCGGGAAAAAGTTATCCGGCAAATAGAATGGAACTACTTCTTTTTCTTGATTCATTTTTCTCAGAAAAGGAAAAGAGGGCAAAGCTTGAAGGAAGAATCACAGGCGTTCTCTCTCCTCATATTGACTATTTGAGGGGAAGGGACGTTTACGTAAGTACCTACGAGTACTTAAGAAACTTAACGATACCCCTCATAGTAATATTTGGAACTTCCCATAAGGTGTCAGAAAAGCTTTGGAATATTTCGATTAAGGATTTTTTAACTCCTATCGACAGGGTTCCCGTATCCAACGACTTAAAAAAGTTGATATCCGGCAACAAGGTTTTAAAAGATTACATTTGCGAATGGCCCCACAGGACGGAACATTCTATAGAATTACAGCTTCCGCTTTTACAGTTTACGATTCAGAACGAATTTGAAATCCTTCCGATTCTTACTGGTTCGATGCACGAATATGTACTTGACGAAAAGAACCCAGACGACGGAGAGATCGAGGATCTTGTATCGTCTTTAAAATCCTGTCTCGATACCTACGGAAAACCTCATATTGTCCTTTCAGCAGCCGATCTTGCGCATATAGGTGCCCAATTTGGGGATGAATACCCTCTTGACATTTGGACCCTTAAGAGTTCCCAGGCAAAAGACGAAAGGCTTTTGGAAGCTGTAAAAGAGTGTGATGCGCAAAGGTTTTTGAATCTTATAAAGGAGGAGAAGGACAGAAGGAGAATTTGCGGGCTTGCCCCCATATATTTCCAGTTAAAAATGGTCAGTGGTTCCCGCTGTCAAATTACAAAGTACAAACAGTGGACTGATGGGGCATCGTCCGTTAGTTTTGCAGGTGCAATATTCTATACTGATGAGTAA
- a CDS encoding transcriptional regulator — MGEAEKEELEPRTKTLRQDIIEALKVQSMSLREISKAVGIPESEVLSHLGHIKKTIAKLGYVLEVSPAQCLSCGFIFKKRDRLKKPGKCPSCRSTFIEPQIFNLKKNK; from the coding sequence ATGGGCGAAGCTGAAAAAGAGGAATTAGAACCAAGAACGAAAACGCTAAGGCAGGACATAATAGAGGCTTTAAAGGTCCAAAGTATGTCACTTAGAGAGATTTCTAAGGCTGTAGGGATCCCCGAAAGTGAGGTTCTTTCACACTTAGGCCACATAAAAAAGACGATAGCTAAATTAGGGTACGTTCTTGAAGTTTCACCCGCTCAATGTCTTTCTTGCGGTTTCATTTTCAAAAAGAGGGACAGACTGAAAAAGCCGGGTAAATGTCCCTCCTGTCGAAGTACGTTTATAGAGCCCCAGATCTTTAATCTGAAAAAAAATAAATAG
- a CDS encoding flavin reductase family protein, producing the protein MNKKAFQKISYGVYIIASRKDSSLNGQIANTVFQVSSDPATFAVCINKNNLTHDFIDRSQVFSITVLSIHTPLEFIGRFGFRSGREINKFENLNFRVGLTGAPIVLDHGIAFIECRLEKKLEVMTHTIFVGKVENAEVLSDLEPLTYDYYHKIKGGKTAKNAPTFVKD; encoded by the coding sequence ATGAATAAAAAAGCATTTCAAAAGATAAGCTACGGGGTTTACATTATCGCTTCGAGGAAAGATTCGAGCCTGAACGGCCAGATAGCGAATACAGTTTTCCAAGTTTCATCTGATCCTGCAACTTTTGCGGTTTGCATAAACAAGAATAATCTAACGCACGACTTTATAGATAGGAGCCAAGTATTCTCGATAACCGTACTCTCCATACATACACCCCTCGAATTTATAGGGAGATTCGGTTTCAGATCGGGAAGGGAGATTAACAAGTTTGAGAATTTAAACTTTAGAGTAGGGCTCACCGGAGCGCCCATAGTATTGGATCATGGGATAGCGTTCATAGAGTGCAGACTTGAAAAAAAGCTGGAAGTCATGACACACACGATATTTGTCGGAAAAGTAGAGAATGCGGAAGTACTTTCGGATCTCGAACCTTTAACTTACGATTACTACCACAAGATAAAGGGAGGTAAAACGGCAAAGAATGCGCCAACGTTCGTTAAAGATTAA
- a CDS encoding dihydroorotate dehydrogenase electron transfer subunit: MKDMEVTVIENREVIKDHFLLKAKVKGRIPAFRPGQFVMVKIQGPQVFLRRPFTAYECEKDTISILYKVKGVGTRVLSKMKRGEKTFILGPCGRGFSITERELYVVIAGGIGVAGVNLLIKSLKKNVWIFFGTSSSSNLSLLGNLTNYDLFISTLDGTYGKKGDVISLFREKIDDLKNKDVEIFACGPKEMYKSLKDALLKYRLPCQVLYEERMACGMGLCFGCVVETLDPKDPIKRVCYEGPVFSLWELSL; encoded by the coding sequence ATGAAAGACATGGAAGTTACCGTTATCGAAAACAGGGAAGTTATAAAGGACCATTTCCTTCTAAAAGCTAAAGTAAAGGGAAGGATCCCCGCATTTAGACCAGGCCAGTTCGTGATGGTAAAAATACAGGGACCTCAGGTATTTTTGAGGAGACCTTTCACAGCTTACGAATGCGAAAAAGACACAATTTCTATCCTTTACAAAGTGAAAGGAGTTGGAACAAGGGTTTTAAGCAAGATGAAGAGAGGCGAAAAGACTTTCATTCTTGGACCTTGCGGTAGAGGATTCAGTATAACTGAGCGAGAATTATACGTCGTTATCGCCGGTGGTATAGGTGTAGCGGGGGTCAATCTTCTTATAAAAAGCCTAAAAAAGAACGTTTGGATTTTTTTTGGAACATCTTCTTCTTCCAACCTTTCGTTACTTGGAAACCTCACAAATTATGATCTATTCATATCTACGTTGGATGGGACTTACGGCAAGAAGGGGGATGTGATCTCCCTTTTTAGGGAAAAGATCGATGATCTTAAGAATAAGGATGTGGAAATCTTCGCCTGCGGGCCCAAAGAGATGTACAAAAGCCTAAAAGATGCTCTTTTGAAATACAGACTTCCATGCCAGGTTCTATACGAAGAGAGAATGGCATGTGGAATGGGACTCTGTTTCGGATGTGTAGTGGAAACTTTAGATCCGAAGGATCCGATAAAGAGGGTATGTTACGAAGGCCCAGTCTTCAGCCTATGGGAACTTTCCCTTTAG
- the recJ gene encoding single-stranded-DNA-specific exonuclease RecJ has protein sequence MVEDLKSYFGLPSVVARVLLARGIRTKEEAEKFLFPDLKDLSDPYLLPDMDLAVKRVVEAITKNEKIAIYGDYDADGITSCALLVNFFKKLGIDFECYIPTRMEGYGLNEKAVRKLFARGNRLLITLDCGSTNAEEVELAKSLGMDTVIIDHHEVKDEGPPSYAFVNPKREDSSFPTRDLAACGVTFFFLIALRRELLKMGKLHFPINLKNELDFVTLGTVGDVVPLTGQNRLIVKFGFEMMKKKPRQWLKSFYETKTIPRNRLDDYILTFFIIPRINAPGRVSRPKKSLDFLIEEDPEISIRLLEELNEDNRMRQSMEEKILNEINAFTAKVDLYEKKCLVFFKEDWHIGVLGIVAQRLCEAHAKPAIILTSVDGVIKGSGRAPEKINLFESLKSISHLLLKYGGHKYACGLSLTRESLEEFSLAFESILESISYEKKEIPFDTEANFDELSREAVEALELLGPFGYGNPPPRILLFPEAIYESGGKVKILDKKKRIWYGYMAKPFDSLKEKVRGIIVTPFLKEEMGEVFVNLLIRDFIE, from the coding sequence ATGGTAGAGGACCTAAAAAGTTACTTTGGCCTGCCTTCGGTTGTGGCAAGGGTTTTGCTTGCGAGAGGAATACGCACAAAGGAAGAGGCGGAGAAATTCCTATTTCCGGATCTTAAAGACCTTTCGGACCCGTATCTTCTTCCGGATATGGACTTGGCTGTAAAAAGGGTAGTAGAAGCGATTACAAAAAACGAGAAGATTGCGATTTATGGTGACTACGATGCAGATGGGATCACATCCTGTGCTCTTCTTGTCAATTTCTTCAAGAAGTTAGGTATAGACTTTGAATGTTACATCCCAACGAGGATGGAAGGATACGGACTTAACGAAAAAGCAGTAAGAAAACTTTTTGCGAGAGGTAATAGACTTCTAATAACGCTAGATTGCGGATCGACAAATGCGGAAGAAGTAGAACTTGCAAAAAGTTTAGGAATGGACACTGTTATAATCGACCACCATGAGGTAAAAGATGAAGGTCCGCCTTCATATGCGTTTGTAAATCCAAAAAGAGAGGACTCTTCCTTTCCCACGAGGGATCTTGCCGCATGTGGCGTCACATTCTTCTTTCTTATTGCACTAAGGCGAGAACTTTTAAAGATGGGCAAGTTACATTTCCCTATCAATCTAAAAAATGAACTCGATTTTGTCACTTTAGGCACAGTCGGAGACGTTGTACCTTTGACTGGACAGAACAGGTTGATCGTGAAATTCGGGTTTGAGATGATGAAAAAAAAACCAAGGCAGTGGCTTAAATCATTTTACGAGACGAAGACTATACCCAGAAACAGACTCGACGATTATATCCTCACATTTTTTATCATTCCCAGGATAAATGCGCCGGGAAGGGTCTCCCGGCCGAAAAAATCCCTAGATTTTTTGATCGAAGAAGATCCTGAGATTTCGATCCGCCTTTTAGAGGAGCTCAATGAGGACAATAGGATGAGACAGTCTATGGAAGAGAAGATCTTAAATGAAATAAACGCCTTTACGGCAAAAGTAGATCTCTATGAAAAGAAATGCCTAGTTTTTTTTAAGGAAGACTGGCATATAGGAGTCTTGGGAATAGTGGCTCAAAGGCTCTGTGAGGCCCACGCAAAACCAGCTATAATTTTGACGTCGGTAGATGGTGTGATTAAGGGTTCAGGTAGGGCACCAGAGAAGATAAATCTTTTCGAATCTCTCAAATCAATCTCACATCTCCTTTTAAAATACGGTGGCCATAAGTACGCTTGCGGACTCTCCCTCACGAGGGAAAGTCTTGAGGAATTCTCTTTGGCCTTTGAATCTATTCTTGAATCCATCTCATACGAGAAAAAAGAAATTCCATTTGATACTGAGGCAAATTTTGACGAATTAAGTAGAGAAGCTGTTGAGGCACTAGAGCTTCTTGGACCATTTGGATATGGCAACCCTCCACCGAGAATCCTTCTCTTTCCAGAAGCAATCTACGAGTCTGGAGGAAAAGTAAAGATATTGGATAAGAAAAAGAGAATATGGTACGGCTACATGGCAAAGCCTTTTGATTCTCTGAAGGAAAAGGTACGAGGAATAATTGTAACGCCTTTCCTAAAAGAGGAGATGGGAGAGGTTTTCGTAAACCTCTTGATTAGAGACTTTATAGAATAA
- a CDS encoding TIGR04076 family protein: MARDPEIGYRILGTIVSVKGKCNAGHFVGEEFEISCHNPAGLCGFFYYHIFPSLATFQFGGSMPWWGSDTIELSCPDKNNEVIIRLFRQKRS, from the coding sequence ATGGCGAGGGATCCTGAGATCGGATATAGAATTTTAGGTACAATAGTCAGTGTTAAAGGAAAATGTAACGCCGGCCATTTTGTGGGAGAAGAGTTCGAAATATCCTGTCACAATCCGGCAGGTCTTTGCGGTTTCTTTTACTACCACATCTTTCCCAGTCTTGCGACCTTTCAATTCGGGGGGTCCATGCCTTGGTGGGGTAGTGACACGATTGAGCTTTCCTGTCCAGACAAAAACAATGAGGTCATCATTCGCCTCTTTCGGCAAAAAAGAAGTTGA
- a CDS encoding dihydroorotate dehydrogenase, with amino-acid sequence MGTFPLELFGKKLRNPVMNASGTLGYGKEIERLWKISTLGAFVTKGLSVFPHKGNPQPRILDLGFGMLNSIGLQNFGIKRFLEEYTEFFIRRKTPVILNIFGFTEDEYVECGRLIGENPAVLALEANLSCPNVKQGGIIFGKDPKIVGRIVRGLKSVTKIPVLVKLSSEVTDIVEIAYAAYEAGADGLTLINTLPGMWKERDTLVRGGISGPFLKFLALKAIYDCKRSLPIPIVGAGGIMNVKDAILFLEAGCSAIQVGTATFLDPLAIPKIVKGLKAYFKRGQKW; translated from the coding sequence ATGGGAACTTTCCCTTTAGAGCTTTTTGGAAAAAAATTACGGAATCCCGTGATGAACGCCTCGGGAACCCTTGGATACGGAAAGGAAATAGAAAGATTGTGGAAGATAAGTACTCTTGGAGCCTTCGTGACAAAGGGCTTATCCGTGTTTCCACATAAGGGAAACCCCCAGCCCCGTATACTCGATCTCGGATTCGGGATGTTAAATTCGATAGGCCTCCAAAACTTTGGAATTAAAAGATTTCTCGAGGAGTATACAGAATTTTTCATAAGACGTAAAACCCCCGTGATACTCAACATCTTTGGGTTTACGGAGGATGAGTACGTCGAGTGTGGTAGACTTATAGGTGAAAATCCGGCTGTTTTGGCTTTGGAGGCAAATCTCTCCTGTCCTAATGTCAAACAAGGTGGAATTATTTTTGGAAAGGATCCAAAAATCGTTGGAAGGATAGTTCGCGGACTTAAATCCGTGACTAAAATTCCGGTATTGGTAAAACTTTCCTCAGAAGTAACCGATATAGTGGAGATTGCCTATGCGGCTTATGAGGCGGGAGCAGACGGCCTAACGCTCATAAATACTCTTCCTGGAATGTGGAAAGAAAGAGATACCTTGGTAAGAGGGGGGATATCTGGGCCTTTCCTTAAGTTTCTCGCACTAAAAGCCATCTACGATTGTAAAAGATCTTTACCAATTCCGATAGTTGGAGCTGGAGGGATAATGAACGTAAAAGATGCGATCCTTTTCTTAGAGGCCGGTTGTTCAGCTATCCAGGTCGGGACAGCCACCTTTCTCGACCCTCTTGCTATCCCGAAGATAGTAAAAGGCTTAAAAGCTTATTTTAAGAGAGGCCAAAAATGGTAG
- a CDS encoding TRAP transporter small permease subunit, with protein sequence MGGLKALSLHINKFCAFLSGICIVILTALALGNMIFRIVYRPIQGSYELIGFFGAVSVGLALGYTQMRKDHVIVTILSDKFNLRLRRFLDRISYTGSALFFVISGWQTFRWGTRLLKTGELSETLKIIYYPFVYALAFGFFVIAFTLIVDLLLTLERK encoded by the coding sequence ATGGGTGGGCTTAAAGCTTTAAGTTTGCACATAAATAAGTTCTGCGCTTTTTTAAGCGGGATCTGTATCGTTATATTGACGGCTCTTGCTTTGGGAAACATGATTTTTAGGATTGTCTATAGACCGATTCAGGGTTCCTATGAACTTATAGGTTTTTTCGGTGCTGTCTCCGTTGGGCTTGCTCTTGGTTACACCCAGATGAGGAAGGATCATGTAATAGTTACGATTCTTAGCGATAAGTTTAATTTAAGACTTAGAAGATTCTTGGATAGGATTTCATACACTGGAAGTGCCCTTTTTTTCGTCATATCCGGGTGGCAAACTTTTAGATGGGGAACGAGGCTTCTAAAGACAGGCGAGCTTTCTGAGACATTAAAGATTATTTATTATCCCTTCGTATACGCTCTCGCTTTCGGATTTTTTGTCATAGCCTTTACCCTAATCGTCGATCTTTTACTCACTTTAGAAAGGAAATAG
- a CDS encoding TetR/AcrR family transcriptional regulator — protein sequence MSNDKLIVRSKKEKKAIHIAKVAAKLFSKKGFLETSITDIAKSSRMSKANIYYYFEDKNYLLTYILNSFFDTILSGTEVYESQNLSWEEKLKLFIKRHVDIYVQNTPQAKVLFKEVNNLDLKNRKIMRQKERKYFEILRNIVAGYLGDKVPKEYVTALTFFILGACNWMYLWYDPKKKITPEKISEMIFQVFKNGISSFIH from the coding sequence ATGTCTAATGATAAACTAATTGTTAGGTCAAAAAAAGAAAAGAAAGCTATTCATATCGCTAAAGTTGCTGCCAAGCTTTTCAGTAAGAAAGGATTCCTGGAGACTTCGATAACCGATATAGCAAAATCTTCAAGGATGAGCAAAGCCAACATTTATTACTATTTTGAGGACAAAAATTACTTACTAACATACATACTCAACAGCTTTTTTGATACTATTCTTTCTGGGACAGAAGTGTACGAAAGTCAGAATCTGAGCTGGGAAGAAAAACTTAAACTGTTTATAAAGAGGCATGTGGACATCTATGTTCAGAATACGCCTCAGGCAAAGGTACTCTTTAAAGAGGTCAATAATCTGGACTTAAAAAATCGAAAGATAATGAGGCAGAAAGAGAGAAAGTACTTTGAGATCTTAAGAAATATTGTTGCTGGCTATTTAGGGGATAAGGTTCCAAAAGAATATGTGACTGCTTTGACCTTTTTTATACTTGGAGCCTGCAACTGGATGTACCTTTGGTACGACCCGAAAAAGAAGATAACGCCGGAAAAGATATCGGAAATGATCTTCCAGGTATTCAAAAACGGGATATCCTCCTTTATCCATTAG
- a CDS encoding TRAP transporter large permease: protein MTPLDGLIGTLFMLFCMLFLRIPVGFVMAIVGFLGMGYGVSWKAALNMVGTDLWHTFSAYGLTVIPMFVLMGQICFYSQVNERLYGTAYKWFGSIRGGLAVTTIMACASFSAICGSNTATAATMTAVALPEMKKYRYEPLIVAGSIASGSTLGVVIPPSVVLVVYGLYTGTSIAKLFFGSFVPGLILAAIMAIIAFLLCAIKPELGPEGPRSSWQEKLRSLPDALDMVLLFGIIMVSLYAGVFTPSEAGAAGSFVAIVIALLRRKLTLKGFFNALIDTLRVTCLIFMLIGGATLFGRFLAVTRLPYVAAEWVASLPYPAWVILWAMIAIYIIGGCVMDALAFLLITIPIFYPVSQKLGYDPIWFGVVLTVVTTMGAVTPPVGISAYIVSGISKEIPLSVVFRGISFFLPSYIMTLILLNLFPSLVTFFSGLVKH, encoded by the coding sequence ATGACCCCACTGGACGGTCTTATAGGTACCCTCTTTATGCTTTTTTGTATGCTTTTTTTGCGGATTCCTGTTGGCTTTGTAATGGCAATAGTTGGATTTTTGGGTATGGGATACGGAGTTTCTTGGAAAGCAGCCCTCAACATGGTAGGAACCGACCTCTGGCATACATTTTCCGCTTACGGGCTTACGGTTATTCCGATGTTCGTACTTATGGGACAGATATGCTTTTACTCACAAGTAAACGAAAGACTCTATGGAACCGCGTATAAATGGTTTGGAAGCATAAGGGGCGGGCTCGCCGTAACTACAATAATGGCTTGCGCTTCTTTCTCAGCTATATGTGGCTCCAATACCGCAACAGCTGCCACTATGACAGCTGTAGCCCTTCCCGAAATGAAAAAATACCGGTACGAGCCTCTCATAGTAGCTGGATCTATTGCATCCGGCTCAACTCTTGGCGTTGTGATTCCTCCAAGTGTGGTACTCGTTGTTTACGGCTTATATACTGGAACATCCATAGCGAAACTTTTTTTCGGAAGTTTTGTTCCTGGACTTATACTCGCAGCAATTATGGCAATAATAGCCTTTCTTTTATGTGCCATAAAACCCGAGCTCGGGCCTGAAGGACCGCGCTCATCATGGCAAGAAAAGCTTAGGTCCTTACCTGATGCGTTGGACATGGTTTTACTTTTTGGAATCATAATGGTGAGTCTTTACGCTGGAGTTTTTACGCCTTCGGAGGCAGGCGCTGCTGGATCTTTTGTGGCAATAGTCATTGCACTTCTAAGAAGGAAATTAACGCTTAAAGGATTCTTTAATGCTCTCATAGATACTTTGAGAGTTACCTGTTTGATATTCATGCTTATAGGCGGGGCCACTTTATTTGGACGATTTTTGGCAGTAACAAGGCTTCCTTATGTGGCTGCCGAATGGGTTGCCTCATTGCCATATCCAGCCTGGGTTATCCTTTGGGCAATGATCGCAATCTACATAATCGGTGGATGCGTAATGGACGCTTTAGCCTTCCTTTTGATCACCATACCGATATTTTATCCCGTTTCCCAAAAACTCGGTTATGACCCTATATGGTTCGGTGTCGTCCTCACTGTCGTAACAACAATGGGGGCCGTTACCCCACCTGTCGGTATTTCGGCTTACATTGTTTCGGGCATATCAAAGGAGATTCCTCTCTCCGTCGTATTCAGGGGGATTTCGTTCTTTCTTCCCTCCTACATAATGACGCTCATACTTCTAAATCTCTTTCCCTCCCTCGTTACTTTCTTTTCTGGCCTTGTAAAGCATTAA
- the rimI gene encoding ribosomal protein S18-alanine N-acetyltransferase — translation MKENFSELEYKKEDSKIREIEIEDINRIFEIEKASFPSPWTKETLKMQICSPIALNYLLEVHERIVGYIMCLLAYDECHVLSLAVDPKFRKKGYATKLLSYTLSTLKQRGVKYVFLEVRENNFVAIHLYLKFGFEIIGRRKGYYQDTKEDALLMRLRL, via the coding sequence ATGAAAGAAAATTTTTCAGAACTCGAGTATAAAAAAGAGGATTCGAAGATAAGAGAGATCGAGATTGAGGACATAAATAGAATCTTTGAGATTGAAAAAGCATCCTTTCCTTCTCCATGGACGAAAGAAACCTTAAAAATGCAGATATGCTCGCCCATTGCTTTAAATTACCTTCTCGAGGTGCATGAAAGGATAGTGGGATATATCATGTGTCTTTTGGCATATGACGAGTGCCATGTGTTGAGTCTTGCGGTGGACCCAAAATTTCGTAAAAAGGGATACGCAACAAAACTTCTCTCGTATACTCTTTCAACTCTCAAACAGAGGGGCGTAAAATACGTGTTTCTTGAAGTTCGAGAGAATAATTTCGTGGCGATCCATCTGTATTTAAAGTTCGGTTTCGAAATAATCGGAAGAAGGAAAGGCTACTACCAAGACACCAAAGAAGATGCACTTCTTATGCGCCTAAGACTTTGA
- a CDS encoding molybdenum cofactor guanylyltransferase: MPISCAILAGGLSTRMGHDKATIEFNKKALITYVYDVARRIFDDIIIVTNNHRVLSGIGARVVRDLINIRSPISGIVTSLVCSEQEYTFVLACDMPFVTEKSVRYVVDNLRGEDVVIPRTEKGFEPLHAIYSRRCIPFFVKSLASGFMKIQSVFPYLNVKTLFDNPFFYNGKVSVFANINSKEDLVRFSSLF, from the coding sequence GTGCCTATCTCATGTGCTATTTTAGCAGGTGGCTTAAGCACGAGAATGGGACACGATAAGGCTACAATCGAATTCAATAAGAAGGCCTTGATAACTTATGTGTATGATGTGGCGAGAAGGATCTTCGATGATATTATAATTGTGACGAACAATCACAGAGTTCTCTCGGGAATTGGAGCACGAGTAGTACGGGACCTAATAAATATTAGGAGCCCTATATCTGGAATCGTTACTTCCCTTGTGTGTAGCGAACAAGAGTACACTTTTGTTCTCGCCTGTGACATGCCATTCGTTACCGAAAAAAGCGTACGTTATGTAGTTGATAATTTGAGGGGAGAGGATGTAGTAATTCCCAGGACCGAAAAAGGATTCGAACCGTTACACGCTATCTACAGCCGAAGGTGCATCCCATTCTTTGTAAAAAGCCTCGCCTCAGGCTTTATGAAGATACAATCCGTTTTTCCGTACCTTAACGTCAAAACACTCTTTGATAACCCATTCTTTTATAACGGAAAAGTCTCAGTATTTGCAAATATAAACTCCAAGGAGGATCTAGTTAGGTTCTCCTCCCTTTTTTGA
- a CDS encoding TRAP transporter substrate-binding protein, giving the protein MKRSISILITLSLIFCAYLAISKISFAQQIVLKYANFPPATTFPCVQMERWAKELEKRTNNKVKVQTFPGGTLLSARNMFDGVIAGTADIGNFAMSYHPGRFPVSEAIDLPIGFTSARAASMSLIDLLEKYNPKEFEQVKVLTAFTCPPADFMTKIPVRSLKDIKGMELRAAGTGAEVLKRLGAVPVAMPQSEAPEAIQKGVVKGNVSSMEILKDFNFAAYLPYATEANLFVVSFAVVMNKDKWNALPEDVKKVMEDLRREQAEWTATYVDNHVKEALKWARENYNHQLFKLPPEDIEEIRRLTRPMIDDYIRRVTAQGLPGKQIIDDVYRFKEKYERIYK; this is encoded by the coding sequence ATGAAAAGGTCTATAAGTATCCTTATTACGCTCAGTCTCATTTTTTGCGCCTATTTGGCTATCTCCAAAATCTCTTTTGCGCAGCAGATAGTCTTAAAATACGCTAACTTCCCACCTGCCACAACATTTCCCTGTGTTCAGATGGAGAGATGGGCAAAAGAGCTTGAGAAAAGGACAAACAACAAGGTAAAGGTGCAGACTTTTCCCGGTGGTACGCTGCTTTCTGCAAGAAATATGTTTGACGGTGTAATAGCAGGAACAGCCGATATAGGAAATTTCGCCATGAGCTACCATCCTGGGAGGTTCCCAGTAAGCGAGGCAATAGATCTGCCTATCGGGTTTACGAGCGCAAGGGCGGCAAGTATGTCACTTATCGATCTTTTAGAAAAGTATAACCCCAAGGAATTTGAACAGGTAAAGGTTCTTACTGCCTTCACATGCCCTCCTGCGGATTTCATGACCAAAATCCCCGTAAGATCTCTAAAGGATATAAAAGGTATGGAGCTCAGAGCAGCAGGCACTGGCGCAGAAGTATTAAAGAGACTCGGTGCAGTCCCTGTTGCTATGCCTCAGTCTGAAGCACCTGAGGCGATCCAAAAAGGGGTTGTAAAGGGGAATGTATCATCGATGGAGATACTTAAGGATTTTAATTTTGCTGCCTATCTACCATACGCTACGGAGGCAAACCTCTTTGTTGTGAGTTTCGCAGTTGTTATGAATAAAGATAAGTGGAATGCTCTCCCGGAGGATGTGAAGAAAGTTATGGAAGACCTAAGAAGGGAACAGGCCGAGTGGACGGCAACGTATGTGGATAATCACGTAAAGGAAGCCCTAAAGTGGGCAAGAGAAAATTACAACCACCAGCTTTTTAAGTTACCTCCAGAGGATATAGAGGAGATAAGAAGGCTTACAAGACCAATGATAGATGATTACATAAGAAGGGTAACAGCGCAAGGACTCCCAGGAAAGCAGATTATAGACGACGTGTATAGGTTCAAGGAGAAGTACGAGAGGATCTATAAGTAA